In Phocoena sinus isolate mPhoSin1 chromosome 10, mPhoSin1.pri, whole genome shotgun sequence, a single genomic region encodes these proteins:
- the M6PR gene encoding cation-dependent mannose-6-phosphate receptor isoform X3, which produces MFPLYSSWRTGLLLLLAVAVRESWQTEEKTCDLVGEKDKESEKELALLKRLTPLFNKSFESTVGQGQDMYIYMFRVCREAGNHTSGAGLVQINKSNGKETVVGRLNRTQIFNGSNWIMLIYKGGDEYDSHCGKEQRRAVVMISCNRHTLADNFNPVFEERGKVQDCFYLFEIDSSLACSPEISHLSVGSILLVTFASLIAVYIIGGFLYQRLVVGAKGMEQFPHLAFWQDLGNLVADGCDFVCRSKPRNVPAAYRGVGDDQLGEESEERDDHLLPILLEREWRQKWDIQGSATFRPGCGGCSTCPFFWLRDVSSCPRHYFCGETVLIF; this is translated from the exons ATGTTCCCCCTCTACAGCTCCTGGAGGACtggcctgctgctgctgctggccgtGGCAGTAAGAGAATCCTGGCAGACCGAAGAAAAAACATGCGACCTGGTAGGAGAAAAGGATAAAGAGTCAGAGAAAGAGTTGGCTCTACTGAAGAGGCTGACGCCGCTGTTTAACAAAAG CTTTGAGAGCACCGTGGGCCAGGGCCAAGACATGTATATCTACATGTTCCGGGTGTGCCGAGAAGCTGGCAACCACACCTCTGGGGCAGGCCTGGTGCAGATCAACAAAAGTAATGGGAAGGAGACAGTAGTAGGGAGACTCAACAGGACTCAGATCTTCAATGGAA GTAACTGGATCATGCTGATCTATAAAGGGGGTGATGAATATGACAGTCACTGTGGCAAGGAGCAGCGTCGGGCAGTGGTGATGATCTCCTGCAATCGACACACCCTAGCG GACAATTTTAACCCTGTGTTTGAGGAGCGAGGCAAAGTCCAAGACTGTTTCTACCTCTTTGAGATAGACAGCAGCCTGGCCTGTTCCCCAGAGATCTCCCACCTCAGCGTGGGTTCTATCTTACTTGTCAC GTTTGCATCGCTGATCGCCGTCTATATCATCGGGGGGTTCCTGTACCAGCGACTGGTGGTGGGAGCCAAAGGAATGGAGCAGTTTCCCCACTTGGCCTTCTGGCAGGATCTTGGCAACCTGGTAGCA GATGGTTGTGACTTTGTGTGCCGATCTAAACCCCGAAACGTGCCTGCTGCGTATCGTGGTGTGGGGGATGACCAGCTTGGGGAGGAGTCGGAAGAAAGGGATGATCATTTATTACCGAT TCTTCTGGAAAGGGAATGGAGGCAGAAGTGGGACATCCAGGGCTCTGCCACCTTCCGCCCTGGCTGCGGCGGCTGCAGCACTTGTCCCTTTTTCTGGCTCAGGGACGTGTCTTCTTGCCCACGACATTACTTCTGTGGGGAGACGGTCTTAATCTTCTGA
- the M6PR gene encoding cation-dependent mannose-6-phosphate receptor isoform X4 produces MFPLYSSWRTGLLLLLAVAVRESWQTEEKTCDLVGEKDKESEKELALLKRLTPLFNKSFESTVGQGQDMYIYMFRVCREAGNHTSGAGLVQINKSNGKETVVGRLNRTQIFNGSNWIMLIYKGGDEYDSHCGKEQRRAVVMISCNRHTLADNFNPVFEERGKVQDCFYLFEIDSSLACSPEISHLSVGSILLVTFASLIAVYIIGGFLYQRLVVGAKGMEQFPHLAFWQDLGNLVADGCDFVCRSKPRNVPAAYRGVGDDQLGEESEERDDHLLPM; encoded by the exons ATGTTCCCCCTCTACAGCTCCTGGAGGACtggcctgctgctgctgctggccgtGGCAGTAAGAGAATCCTGGCAGACCGAAGAAAAAACATGCGACCTGGTAGGAGAAAAGGATAAAGAGTCAGAGAAAGAGTTGGCTCTACTGAAGAGGCTGACGCCGCTGTTTAACAAAAG CTTTGAGAGCACCGTGGGCCAGGGCCAAGACATGTATATCTACATGTTCCGGGTGTGCCGAGAAGCTGGCAACCACACCTCTGGGGCAGGCCTGGTGCAGATCAACAAAAGTAATGGGAAGGAGACAGTAGTAGGGAGACTCAACAGGACTCAGATCTTCAATGGAA GTAACTGGATCATGCTGATCTATAAAGGGGGTGATGAATATGACAGTCACTGTGGCAAGGAGCAGCGTCGGGCAGTGGTGATGATCTCCTGCAATCGACACACCCTAGCG GACAATTTTAACCCTGTGTTTGAGGAGCGAGGCAAAGTCCAAGACTGTTTCTACCTCTTTGAGATAGACAGCAGCCTGGCCTGTTCCCCAGAGATCTCCCACCTCAGCGTGGGTTCTATCTTACTTGTCAC GTTTGCATCGCTGATCGCCGTCTATATCATCGGGGGGTTCCTGTACCAGCGACTGGTGGTGGGAGCCAAAGGAATGGAGCAGTTTCCCCACTTGGCCTTCTGGCAGGATCTTGGCAACCTGGTAGCA GATGGTTGTGACTTTGTGTGCCGATCTAAACCCCGAAACGTGCCTGCTGCGTATCGTGGTGTGGGGGATGACCAGCTTGGGGAGGAGTCGGAAGAAAGGGATGATCATTTATTACCGATGTGA